A single region of the Fusarium keratoplasticum isolate Fu6.1 chromosome 7, whole genome shotgun sequence genome encodes:
- a CDS encoding putative aldehyde dehydrogenase FUS7, translating to MDFTIFHNIIGGKPRASDNSHSGVDPLTRTPLWPVPTASPQDVDDAVEAAQRALPAWSKMSYDERTGLLEKFADLYLSRAGDFCQLLASECGRTVENAAIEVYWAAQWIRYPSSYKLPEEQIEDDAKTAIVTYEPLGVVAAICPWNFPLMLAIGKVAPALATGNCVILKPSPFTPYTSLKLVELAQEVFPPSVIQVLSGGNDLGPALVKHPGIQKISFTGSTATGKQILKDGADTMKRITLETAGNNPAIILPDINITATVPHISGGLWFNAGQVCIAPRRLYIHADIFDAFVDALVETTKEATKEMSKIGPVQNELQFRKLVKTLDDAKSAGHDMATGGPLAESEKGGFFLRPTIIKDASPESSIVSGEHFGPIVTCVRFSDADEAVRLANAGESGLAASIWTTDSTAAKALASRLDVGSVYINGPPQPDPRVPFGGHKQSGLGVEYGLQGLLSFCQTKAVYLYK from the exons ATGGATTTCACTATCTTTCACAACATCATCGGCGGTAAGCCTCGTGCGAGTGACAATTCTCACTCCGGCGTTGATCCTCTCACCCGTACTCCGCTGTGGCCCGTTCCCACAGCGTCACCCCAAGACGTCGACGATGCGGTTGAGGCAGCTCAGCGTGCATTGCCTGCTTGGTCGAAAATGTCGTACGATGAGCGAACAGGGCTTCTAGAGAAGTTTGCAGACTTGTATCTTTCACGTGCTGGCGACTTTTGTCAGTTGCTCGCCTCGGAATGTGGGCGAACA GTTGAGAATGCGGCAATTGAAGTATACTGGGCCGCTCAATGGATTAGATATCCGT CAAGCTACAAACTGCCCGAAGAGCAGATCGAGGATGATGCGAAGACGGCGATTGTGACCTACGAGcctcttggtgttgtcgccGCCATCTGCCCTTGGAATT TCCCTCTCATGCTAG CGATCGGCAAGGTTGCGCCCGCTCTTGCTACTGGAAACTGCGTAATCCTCAAGCCCTC TCCATTCACACCGTATACGTCCCtgaagcttgtcgagctcGCCCAGGAGGTCTTCCCTCCATCGGTGATTCAAGTCCTCAGCGGCGGAAACGACCTTGGCCCAGCCCTCGTCAAACATCCGGGAATCCAGAAAATCTCCTTCACCGGATCTACGGCTACAGGGAAGcagatcctcaaggatggCGCTGATACGATGAAAAGGATCACTCTAGAAAC CGCCGGAAACAACCCTGCCATTATTCTCCCGGATATCAACATCACAGCCACCGTGCCGCATATCTCCGGCGGACTATGGTTCAATGCCGGACAGGTTTGCATCGCACCTCGTAGGCTGTACATCCACGCCGACATCTTTGATGCATTTGTTGACGCATTGGTGGAGACTACCAAGGAGGCAACTAAGGAGATGTCCAAGATCGGACCAGTGCAGAATGAGCTACAGTTTAGGAAACTCGTAAAGACCCTGGACGACGCCAAATCTGCCGGACACGACATGGCTACAGGTGGACCACTAGCCGAGTCCGAAAAAGGAGGTTTCTTTCTCCGTCCGACGATAATCAAGGACGCCTCACCAGAGTCAAGCATCGTCAGCGGGGAGCACTTTG GACCCATCGTGACCTGCGTCAGATTCTCCGATGCCGACGAGGCGGTCCGCCTCGCCAATGCCGGCGAATCGGGCCTCGCCGCGAGCATCTGGACGACCGATTCAACCGCCGCCAAGGCACTCGCGTCACGGCTCGACGTGGGCAGCGTGTACATCAACGGACCTCCGCAGCCAGACCCACGGGTGCCGTTCGGGGGCCATAAGCAGAGCGGCCTGGGTGTGGAGTACGGGCTGCAGGGGTTGCTCTCCTTCTGCCAGACCAAGGCTGTGTACCTGTACAAGTGA
- a CDS encoding Efflux pump FUS6, with the protein MGQSQDNAQLTTSSPPAEKDMSSNDNLPDSEPAAPKKGARFWLVFIAIALTTFLAALDTSIISTALPTITSDLGSNSLYVWIVDSYLLASTATIPIFAQAANIYGRRSLTLIAVCLFTLGSGLCGGAHNTAMMIGGRSVQGVGGGGILTMSEIVVCDMVSVRERGMYAGIIGGVWAIASVIAPIMGGAFAQNVSWRWIFYINLPIAGVVLVALIVFLKLARPPAGTFKEQMSRIDWGGSVLLIASVTAVVLALSWGGSEHPWSSWRTLVPLILGLVGQLAFFAYQGVPWLKEPTMPLRLFGNRTSSTLFVISFVHSMLLFWVCYFLPVYFQAVKEASPARSAVMLFPIATTSAPGGVIAGIFITKTGKYRVWHFVGFALMSISCGLFTLLDDKSSIGRWVGFQLLFGFGTGFVFTSCLPPILASLPDSDVATATGAWTFLRNFGSIWGIAIPAAAFNTRVNSSLDKVSDGSVRAMLVNGGAYEHATKTFIQAFNNTPRLKAEIVQVYMDGLKLVWQVSIAFSVLGFVLAFLVKSLTLRDELNTEYGLEEKDTSKEKSSEEGNTS; encoded by the coding sequence ATGGGTCAATCTCAAGATAATGCGCAGCTTACAACTTCTTCCCCTCCAGCAGAAAAAGACATGTCGTCTAACGACAACCTCCCCGACTCTGAGCCCGCAGCTCCCAAGAAAGGCGCCCGCTTCTGGCTTgtcttcatcgccatcgctcTAACGACTTTCCTCGCAGCCCTTGACACGTCCATCATTTCCACGGCCCTTCCCACGATTACTTCAGATCTAGGCTCCAACTCTCTCTACGTCTGGATTGTCGACTCTTACCTTCTCGCTTCGACCGCCACAATTCCCATCTTTGCGCAAGCCGCCAACATCTATGGACGACGCAGTCTTACACTCATCGCCGTGTGCTTGTTCACCCTCGGCAGCGGCCTTTGCGGCGGTGCTCATAATACCGCCATGATGATCGGAGGTCGTTCTGTACAAggtgtcggcggcggcggcatcCTCACAATGTCAGAGATTGTCGTCTGCGATATGGTCTCTGTTCGGGAGCGAGGCATGTACGCTGGAATCATCGGTGGTGTCTGGGCTATTGCATCAGTCATCGCTCCCATCATGGGCGGCGCCTTTGCTCAGAACGTTTCGTGGCGATGGATCTTTTACATCAACCTCCCCATTGCTGGCGTCGTGCTCGTCGCTTTGATCGTGTTCCTCAAGCTCGCTCGTCCGCCAGCAGGCACGTTCAAGGAACAGATGTCGCGAATTGACTGGGGTGGTAGTGTCCTCTTGATCGCTTCAGTCACGGCCGTTGTTCTTGCTTTGAGCTGGGGCGGCTCTGAGCACCCTTGGTCTTCGTGGAGAACCCTCGTTCCTCTGATCCTCGGTCTAGTCGGTCAATTGGCCTTCTTTGCCTACCAGGGCGTACCTTGGCTCAAGGAGCCGACAATGCCTCTCCGTCTGTTTGGCAATCGGACCTCATCCACTCTCTTCGTCATCAGCTTTGTCCATAGTATGCTGCTCTTCTGGGTCTGCTACTTCCTTCCCGTCTACTTCCAGGCTGTCAAAGAGGCTAGCCCTGCTCGTTCAGCTGTGATGCTCTTCCCCATCGCCACCACAAGTGCCCCAGGCGGTGTCATTGctggcatcttcatcacAAAGACAGGCAAATACCGAGTGTGGCACTTTGTCGGCTTCGCTCTCATGTCAATCTCGTGCGGTCTTTTCACGCTCCTCGACGATAAATCTTCGATCGGTCGCTGGGTCGGTTTCCAGCTGCTCTTCGGTTTCGGCACAGGCTTCGTCTTCACCAGCTGTCTGCCGCCCATCTTGGCCAGTCTTCCCGACTCTGACGTCGCCACGGCCACAGGCGCGTGGACATTTTTGCGAAACTTTGGCTCCATCTGGGGAATTGCTATCCCGGCCGCGGCCTTTAACACTCGCGTCAATTCGTCTCTTGACAAGGTGTCGGATGGTAGTGTGCGAGCAATGCTCGTCAACGGCGGAGCCTACGAGCACGCGACCAAGACATTTATCCAAGCATTCAACAACACTCCCAGGCTCAAGGCGGAGATTGTCCAGGTCTACATGGATGGGCTGAAATTGGTCTGGCAGGTCTCAATTGCGTTTTCAGTGCTTGGGTTTGTTCTGGCCTTTTTGGTCAAGTCACTGACACTACGCGATGAACTCAACACTGAGTATGgtctcgaggagaaggacacATCCAAGGAGAAGTCGAGCGAGGAGGGAAATACCTCGTGA